A region from the Acidobacteriota bacterium genome encodes:
- a CDS encoding phosphomannomutase/phosphoglucomutase produces the protein MAINLEVFKAYDIRGIYPTELNEAVARDVGRAFVAYLGAKRIAVGRDMRLSSPAMAAAFIDGALAQGADVVDYGMIATDMLYFAVARDRHDGGVAITASHNPKQYTGMKLVRAEAFPLSGDAGIGQIRDMVAVGTIPAPSGRRGTLTTNNALLDVYAAHVLGFIDPASIKPFNVVLDAGSGMGGLVAPKLFEHLACKTIRLCFEIDGTFPNHEANPLIEENRKDIVERVVAERADIGIAWDGDADRCFFIDRDGEFVPGDFVTALLAEAFLLKEPGATIIYDLRASYAVKDTVARYNGKALMNRVGHAFFKKRMREENGIFAGEVTGHYYFRDNFYADNGFIPALLILELMSKKGKALHELLAPLRAKYFISGEINTKASSMQAVQQKLDGLAARYAGGHIYRMDGISMEAPDWHFNVRASNTEPLIRLNLEATTQAMMEAKRDELLAFIRGT, from the coding sequence ATGGCCATCAATCTCGAAGTCTTTAAGGCGTACGACATCCGCGGCATCTATCCCACAGAACTGAACGAGGCGGTGGCGCGGGATGTCGGGCGGGCGTTTGTGGCATATCTTGGCGCCAAACGTATTGCCGTCGGGCGTGACATGCGCCTCTCGTCGCCGGCGATGGCGGCCGCGTTCATTGACGGTGCGCTGGCGCAGGGCGCCGACGTCGTCGACTACGGGATGATTGCGACCGACATGCTGTACTTCGCGGTCGCCCGCGACCGGCACGACGGCGGTGTCGCCATCACGGCGTCGCACAATCCCAAGCAATACACCGGGATGAAGCTCGTGCGCGCCGAGGCGTTCCCTTTGAGCGGCGACGCCGGCATCGGCCAGATCCGGGACATGGTCGCCGTCGGGACGATTCCTGCGCCGTCTGGCCGGCGCGGCACCCTGACCACCAATAACGCGCTGCTCGACGTCTACGCCGCGCACGTGCTCGGGTTCATCGACCCGGCCTCGATCAAGCCGTTCAACGTTGTGCTCGACGCGGGCAGCGGCATGGGCGGCCTGGTGGCGCCGAAGTTGTTCGAGCACCTCGCGTGCAAGACGATCAGGCTGTGCTTCGAGATTGACGGCACCTTCCCGAACCACGAGGCCAACCCGCTCATCGAGGAGAATCGCAAGGACATCGTCGAACGCGTGGTCGCCGAGCGGGCGGACATCGGCATCGCGTGGGACGGCGACGCCGACCGGTGCTTCTTTATCGACCGCGACGGCGAGTTTGTCCCGGGCGATTTCGTGACGGCTCTGCTGGCCGAAGCGTTTCTGCTCAAGGAGCCTGGAGCCACGATCATCTATGACCTGCGCGCCAGTTACGCGGTCAAAGACACCGTTGCCCGCTACAACGGCAAGGCGTTGATGAACCGCGTGGGCCACGCGTTTTTCAAGAAGCGGATGCGCGAGGAGAATGGCATCTTCGCCGGTGAGGTGACGGGCCACTACTACTTCCGCGACAATTTCTATGCCGACAACGGCTTCATTCCAGCGCTGCTCATCCTCGAACTAATGTCGAAGAAGGGCAAGGCGCTCCACGAGCTGTTGGCGCCGCTGCGCGCCAAGTACTTCATCTCCGGCGAAATCAACACCAAGGCGAGTTCGATGCAGGCCGTGCAGCAGAAGCTCGACGGTCTCGCCGCACGCTACGCAGGCGGCCACATCTACCGCATGGACGGCATCTCGATGGAGGCGCCGGACTGGCACTTCAACGTGCGCGCGTCGAACACGGAGCCATTGATCCGGTTGAACCTGGAAGCGACGACGCAGGCGATGATGGAAGCGAAACGGGACGAACTGCTGGCGTTTATCCGGGGGACCTGA